From the Lycorma delicatula isolate Av1 chromosome 4, ASM4794821v1, whole genome shotgun sequence genome, the window TAAAGTCATTTTGGGGAACCTGTAGCGAGTCTGACAAATGGCCCGTAAATGAGGTTCCTCCGACTCaccagaatcaaaaaaaaaaaaatagtggcaaCACGTAACTTAGCTTCAAGAGTTTTGAAATCTCACAAGacttaaatgataattaaaccttttcttctatttattttatttgtaaaatttgggggtgtggaaatttttaaagtggggaatgaaattatttatattcgaACGCCATGTGGGTATCCCTACATACAGCTAATATTGTGGTAGTGTGTAACAATTTGTTCTCCATAAATTATAGTGAAATGTATGTAAATTAACTATATGCAAGCTGGTAAGTGTTGAAAATATTGTCCTCGCCATGCTAAAGTAACAAATGTAAGAAACTCAACTTTTAAGAAGTGCTAAACAACAGTTTCAATGTTAAATTGTAAATAGGAATGCATATTCGTAAAAGTGAAAAGGTTTAAACTAGCCTTCCTAAAAGAGATACGCATTGCATAGTTTTCCAGAAGATGCAGGACGTTCAGATTAGTCGTGAACCGATGAATCAGCTAAGTGCAATTTGTCACATCCGTTACTTTAGCTTGGTGGTGACGATAAAGTAGGAACTTTGTAGGTACAAGTAGAAAAGAActgttttattctgttaattaaatttttagtaaccaacaaatagaattgaattaaattatgcaGGATAATAACTCATTACAAAGGCACgttgaaataaaagaaagttttttaaaattaaaaaaatgacttttgtATAAAAcgtccataaaataaaaaaaatattaattgaatgaaCATACTACGAGAACGACTCGTTAGCGACTAGGATCTTCTGGCATCATCTGTTATAAAAATTGACTAAGTGGCGACGTGTTcatgtgttttattaattttgtgtagaATGTaggtatttatttcttatttttcgtaAGTgtggttattttaatatattaatttcaaattcagtTTTTACGGGTCAGTTCTTTACCGATGctttattaatggttttattgCAATATTGTGAAAGAATTGTAATTTTGTCATAGTTGTTAATGTCTGACATGAGTtcgatgtaaaaaattaaatgtactaatAGTGGGCGAATAAAAATGTCCTCACTTAATCcctattatatttgtaattattttttagaaatatgtattttaaaattacacctTAATTATTGGAAGTATACGTAAAATGCATTTAATCGTTATGGCGTACTTTAAACTTCACTTTCAACTAGCATGTATTATCGAAGAATATATGTTTCTAAAGTTAATCTTagatattttacatttctattaagaggttatatatttttaacttatttttcttccATTGGCTTGAAATCTTTATTCTGTATTTGTAATTGTATCCAAAGACGTGGTCGGATTACAGGATGTACTAGGTTGTTCTTGTGCAATACAgaaagatgtattaaaaattgaaaaacataagcaTTTTATCTAAGCTAAAATTTGTGTGATATATTTACCttgtaataataagaaataagtgAAGTTATCATGATGGGCAATGTTTGTTTATACGTATacataatctataataatatatacataattatacttatacatatatatgtgtgttggcgtatttgaagtttaattacttatgactggataaactgatttgtatgaaattatataCAGAAACTCGTGTGTGTGGGTCAATTTATTAGTAaacttttggggtcaattttctcaaaattttgcaaacataacctcactttatattaagctcagtatgcatgcttattttaccattttttttaaaaatgttgcccCCAAATTCCATCCTAccacaaaaatcgaaaaactatctttatacttatttcatatttttaactgaatttttttatgccCTCCTAGGCATGTAGTAGTGCAAGTAACttctcaaaaaatactttggaagcAAGACGGACTGGgaagccaatcaaagtttaaaatgttgatttttttaaaatttatttaaacttttaatattattaaaagtttattagttaaagtattaaaattatattattttgataatattacaataaaatttcattataattcaccaCTACTTcgcaaaaaaagaaatcttaggtaattttttattggttgtacatttatCAGCGGATTTTTTAGTTACTTCCATTTgacatagaaaaatcaaaatggGAAGTTGGGAGGTGGAGgtgcagaaaaaataaagaataccttattttttgaatttgttaaactttttttggtttatttaaacatataatgatagttctacaataaaacttcattatacccaccccaaaaaaatcttaggtaacttttttcatgtatcattattttttcactttatttacaatgccaggaaagtatacaactttgttgtcagcttttttcattgcatttttgtAACTTGGAAAAGTGTTcccataaattgttttttaattagctggtttattatgaagataaattctAGAAACAGGAGAATAATTATAAGTGAATtgcataatatataaattactgtttccagtttttgaaataaattgaaggaTGATTATATTTATGTAGAAAGGATTAAtagtaattactaattaaatgctaattactttttacagtaatataaagtattgtttagaaatttcatactttattgagaatcttatgtaaaaaaaaaccttattttttttcttttcattaaaccattttaagtccatattttatattaatattaatgttttgtattaGTCGTATATAAAACTCTTGTTATCCATTTCcaggaaaaaatttaacattggaaaaactttattaaaggaaCTGTAactgaaatttgttaaataaaattttcctatttcACCAGATTACTTACATTGTTGACCTTGACAAATCTGGAAAGCTGCAGACCTATTctgagaaatgaaatttttttcattttattctgattgataAACTTAAATGTTATCAAATGACTGAAATTGTGGTTAAAtggttaatcatatttttaagacTCGTAACAAGAGCACTTTTTGATTTCCTTAACTGCTTCAGTATGTTTGGtagtattactatttaaatacttaaaggtccaatttattttctgtgtttattCTAATGATCTACTGAATTTAGTTTTTGACTAGCTTTACAGATAATACCATTGTGTATTCAACATGTCCAACAAATTATCAGGTAACAGAATATTTGAACAAAGATTTAACTGTTAGAGAtttgttaaaatgtaatgttttgatgttaattaaatgaattttaaatcgttctttaaattagtttaaatcataatctacgctcgcttcgctcagctttatttaaaaacaaagtagtcaatcggatttcggtggattaacattaactggatttcggtgctataacattaaggttatattattaataagttatatatattatgcatatttaatgttaattataagaggttagcgagcgaagcgagcgtaggttatatttagttaggttattttgatatacgtacgatttatCAGTACatgaagtcaacataacctaaagttgtagctgcagtggcgttaatacgtaagtaccgttatCAGCCAatcggaaaattttaatttttctgcttcaCTGTTTTAAGTATTGATACGGATTAGACTCTcataaagaaagaatatataaCACAACATTCCAAATAGCATCAAACAACAGAGAAATTGAATGGAgcttactttattaatatatctgtCGTGATTCTTGTGTAAAAACATTTCATGGTGGTTTATTTTGGTTAGGTATACTTCTTATTAAATTACAGCATAATGTTTTGGATTGCATCTGTAGGTATcctaaaagtatttaaaagtaaaaatatataaaacgccATAGTAGTTATGCAGGccaatataagttttaaatttacaaattgctatatgtgtgtgtttataccagattattatgtatttgtaaacCAGCCTAAGTCATTATATTTTCTGAAAGGTATGATTATAAAATTCACTATGCAGAAGTAAAATTACTTCctagataaataaatactgttttttgaAAGATTGCCTTATTATTTAAAAgcatactattataaaaaaaatttcttaattatttgaaatgaatgAATTTCACTGATTATTCTTACAATTTGTTTGCCAGAATTTTCCAAGTGTAAAAGTTATTGTTTGTTAGATAAGTTTTAAACTAATAACTGTACATCATTTAATGTTatggttaaaatatttcatagtgCTTTACTGTCTACTATGACCAGTGATCTTGTGACTCAGGAAACAACTAGTCAGATGAAATATAAGTTTACAGTGTTACAAAGAGTACTGCAGAACACtgtttctgtttaataattatttaagctgtataatttttatacagtttttattgaGGTTGTATTCGAATACATCCTTTTAAATTTAtgagtttgtatttattatttgttaatgataatatttgtttaaacaaatatCTCAAAGGAGCCTTAATGAgattatattatcaaattttaattgtttgtaagacTGTCAACCTTTGTTGATGATAAATTTTCAGTTGTTAAGATTAATTATCTGatctatatctttttaaaatttattttgtttcagaattTCTGAAGACGCCCTAAATTACATAATGTCAAAAACACCAGTTTCTATGCTTCAAGAATATTGTGCCCGTATTTCAGTTATTCCTCAGTATGATTTAGTAATAAATGGTGTTGGTACGCATGACCCGCTATTTAGGTATAAGTTAACTGTATGTGCAGTTGTTGTTTACGGCAatggaaaatcaaaaaaagaagcaAAGCATGATGCAGCCAGACAAGCTCTAACATTATTACCTATTAATCAGCCTAACAGCCataatatagttattaataatCAGCCAGAAGTCTCAGATCCAGTTGAAGATATAACATCTCCATACCATGGAGCATTAAAAGAAAATGCTATCGGACAGTTGACAGTTATCTGCTCCAATAATAAGTTACCGGAACCAGAGTATGATAAAACGGGTGAAGAAGGTCCTCCTCATgccaaattatttacatttcagtGTCGTGTTGCTAACCTTATTGAAAATGCCTCttcaagaacaaaaaaacaagCTAAACATCTATCTGCTAAAAATATGATAGAGAGATTGAAAACTGTTCTTGGATCTAAACTAGATCTAACACCGACACCGGTTGATACAACAGATTCACAAGAGAAGCCTGAAGATATAGAAATGGATGAAGCTACTAAgtcagtttttgttaattttaaaagtaaaaaaaaattcaatgaaaattttgatttacgaATAGCTGATTATCATAAACTTGATCTAAATcaacttttcattaataactgtgCTGCCCTacgtcatttatttaattattctgagaAGATGCAGGAGAATCGCTGTGATCCACTTGTTTTATTAgagaatttatttaatgacaCAGAAGTGGGAGTTGAATTTAAATTGTTGCCTtctaaatcctattttttttcttgtgaattagattcatctcctttctttgttgtttttggAACTTCTAATACTGaaatagaagcaaaaaaaaaagctgcTCATATGATGCTTCTTACTATGAAAGAATTCTGTACTGAATTCTAATAActtacattcttattttttaaactacaaacACATGAATATATgagatctgttcaaaaaataatcaaaattttttaattacatgccaacaaagatatttagtgacatgcagttggcagcattgtgttccgcataacctcctctgtaaccacatgttcttggattgttgatatctcatttagttttcatgttattgttatttgagtgcaaaatgttttaagtgttagtagtgatttttgtaatatgcaatttttttatcattgaacttttgtttcaatgttgTAGTCATAAATCCAGCTTTCGTCTTCCATTATGATTCTTTGCaggaatgtttcatcatcatcagcTTGTTCAAGGAATTGCTGGCAATTGACCACTCGATGTTCTATCTGCTGCTCAGTCGttaaacaaggaacaaactttgctgcaacttcgCTGATAGTCAGTCAGTGATCTGCATgtaccagatcattgattttctgaacgtgtgtgtcatcagttgaagtcaaaggccttcttgGTTGAggatcatcttcaattgactgatgaccaccTTTAATCATGAAAACGATTTGCAGCATTACGTTCAACCCAGAGCATAATCTCCATAAGCttatttcaaaacttgaaaaggttctgtgaaagttttcctcagttgcactcaaataacaataacatgaaaactaaacgagatatcagcaATCCAAAACATGTGGTTttagaggaggttatgtggaacacaatgctgccaaacACACGTCACTAAATGTCTTcgttggcgtgtaattaaaaaggtttggctattttttgaacagaccttgtattgtcttatattttgtagtatttataaCTCATAAGTTCTCCTGTATGCTTGagtagtaaatgtttttatttattatcattaccaTTATATCTCTAGTCTGATttccatttttatcatcattcaaaaaaaataaaatcatgaaatatgaTTTACTGATGGTAAAATAACATGATATAAAATGctagaaatatttacaaaaatcagtCTAGAAACTTAGTTAA encodes:
- the LOC142323583 gene encoding RISC-loading complex subunit tarbp2-like → MSKTPVSMLQEYCARISVIPQYDLVINGVGTHDPLFRYKLTVCAVVVYGNGKSKKEAKHDAARQALTLLPINQPNSHNIVINNQPEVSDPVEDITSPYHGALKENAIGQLTVICSNNKLPEPEYDKTGEEGPPHAKLFTFQCRVANLIENASSRTKKQAKHLSAKNMIERLKTVLGSKLDLTPTPVDTTDSQEKPEDIEMDEATKSVFVNFKSKKKFNENFDLRIADYHKLDLNQLFINNCAALRHLFNYSEKMQENRCDPLVLLENLFNDTEVGVEFKLLPSKSYFFSCELDSSPFFVVFGTSNTEIEAKKKAAHMMLLTMKEFCTEF